The Neobacillus sp. PS3-34 genome has a window encoding:
- a CDS encoding branched-chain amino acid ABC transporter permease, which translates to MAKFSQTKGFWALIIATAVLASLIQFLITGGTLNAFYINTLFTIGINIILAASLHLIIGITGQFSIGHAGFLAVGAYASAIITMKLALPFPVALLAGGIAAAVAGLIIGIPSLRLKGDYLAIATLGFGEIVRITLLNIDYVGGASGMQVSHLTTWPWMVASLVLTLVVIVNFTNSTHGRACISIRENEIAADAMGINTTYYKVAAFVIGSFFAGVAGALYAHNFYILQPANFGFLKSFDILIFVVLGGLGSMSGAVIAAILLTIISTFLQEYPETRMIIYSLVLIIMMLYRPQGLLGTKELTSFFSNRRSKKGGMPNDNKQTIA; encoded by the coding sequence ATGGCGAAATTTTCACAGACAAAAGGTTTTTGGGCGTTAATCATAGCCACCGCGGTTTTGGCCAGCCTTATCCAATTCTTGATTACGGGTGGAACCTTAAACGCATTTTATATTAATACCCTGTTTACGATTGGAATTAATATTATTCTTGCTGCAAGCCTCCACCTGATTATTGGGATTACTGGTCAGTTCTCAATTGGCCATGCGGGTTTTTTGGCAGTCGGGGCCTACGCTTCAGCGATTATCACGATGAAGCTTGCTCTTCCGTTCCCTGTGGCACTGTTAGCAGGAGGAATAGCGGCAGCGGTTGCCGGACTGATCATTGGAATTCCGAGCCTTCGCTTAAAAGGAGATTATCTGGCGATTGCAACACTCGGTTTTGGGGAGATTGTCAGGATTACACTCCTGAATATTGATTATGTTGGCGGTGCCAGTGGCATGCAGGTCAGCCATCTGACAACATGGCCATGGATGGTTGCCAGTCTTGTGCTGACGCTTGTGGTCATTGTTAACTTTACAAATTCCACACATGGGCGTGCTTGTATATCAATAAGGGAAAATGAAATTGCCGCTGATGCGATGGGGATTAATACTACCTACTACAAGGTAGCGGCGTTTGTAATCGGCTCATTTTTTGCAGGCGTAGCCGGAGCGCTTTACGCCCATAATTTTTACATTCTCCAGCCTGCAAACTTTGGATTTCTAAAATCTTTCGATATTCTGATTTTTGTTGTTCTTGGCGGCTTGGGAAGCATGTCGGGCGCTGTCATCGCAGCCATATTGCTGACGATTATCTCTACATTCCTGCAGGAATATCCGGAAACAAGAATGATCATTTACAGCCTTGTGCTGATTATCATGATGCTGTACCGCCCGCAGGGGTTATTGGGAACGAAGGAATTGACTTCTTTCTTTAGTAATCGCAGATCCAAAAAGGGAGGAATGCCAAATGACAATAAACAGACCATTGCTTAA